The following proteins are encoded in a genomic region of Cryptomeria japonica chromosome 11, Sugi_1.0, whole genome shotgun sequence:
- the LOC131061364 gene encoding putative clathrin assembly protein At5g57200, with protein MRKLEKLRNAMKDATSATVATATSFFCDLEIAIIKATKHNNNRPNEKHLQRIIAATFPERFGEPAFLATFLSRRLTNTSSWNVALKSLSVFHTIIKQGYHTYVDELHEIFTSRLLHQISHFLDVSDSRAVEYSALVRSYFLYLNFRLEFIHTRYDLVKERIHRVGCLEYKDLLKHLVGLQKVFRLLLNCVTMSEENPNVSLINYTVEFIMGDCDMVFSSIYEGLCRVPDSFFELCFSEAAIALKIYKKGLYQMNRFLFVQQIVRNPAQCKFLSSSTSSLNSIVGEMEEFVLNAISHVKVPNTRVFALEGEDIKKEEDDDKGGVKSEGTHYDNEIEEGNARALGIQSLVCPETSHTKNEVEGEEDWALTLLDMPSKMKGNNSTSCGVVRTSQDAAYTNIDYATNPFLDLNYFNSSPSVLGQHPICQQNYDNQTLEPNQTRQLISEDFWSIKTETFGV; from the coding sequence ATGCGGAAGCTGGAAAAGCTCAGAAATGCCATGAAAGATGCAACATCTGCAACAGTAGCAACAGCCACGAGCTTTTTCTGTGACCTAGAAATCGCAATCATCAAAGCCACAAAGCACAATAACAATCGACCCAATGAAAAGCACCTCCAAAGGATTATTGCTGCCACCTTCCCTGAAAGATTTGGAGAGCCAGCTTTCCTCGCCACCTTTCTTAGCAGGCGCTTGACAAACACTAGCTCCTGGAACGTTGCCCTAAAATCCCTTTCAGTCTTTCACACCATAATCAAACAAGGCTATCATACTTACGTCGATGAGTTGCATGAAATCTTCACGTCCAGATTACTTCACCAGATCTCCCACTTCCTCGACGTTTCAGACTCTCGTGCAGTGGAATACTCAGCGTTGGTTAGGAGTTATTTTCTCTATTTGAACTTCCGCCTTGAGTTTATTCACACAAGATATGATTTGGTTAAAGAGAGGATACACAGAGTTGGGTGTTTAGAATACAAGGATTTGCTCAAACATTTGGTGGGTTTGCAGAAGGTATTTCGGCTTCTCTTAAACTGTGTTACTATGTCAGAAGAGAACCCTAATGTTTCCTTGATAAACTATACAGTTGAATTTATCATGGGCGACTGTGACATGGTTTTCTCTTCAATTTATGAGGGGCTATGTAGGGTGCccgattccttctttgaattgtgcTTCTCTGAAGCTGCCATAGCCCTTAAGATCTATAAGAAAGGGCTTTATCAGATGAACAGATTTTTGTTTGTTCAGCAGATTGTTAGAAACCCTGCGCAGTGCAAGTTTTTGTCTTCGAGTACTTCTTCTCTCAATTCTATTGTTGGAGAAATGGAGGAATTCGTTCTGAATGCAATATCACATGTTAAAGTGCCCAACACCAGAGTTTTTGCATTGGAGGGAGAAGATataaaaaaggaagaagatgatgataaaggTGGTGTGAAATCTGAGGGTACCCATTACGATAATGAGATTGAGGAAGGCAATGCTCGAGCTCTGGGAATCCAATCTTTGGTTTGCCCTGAGACGTCTCATACGAAGAATGAAGTTGAGGGAGAAGAAGATTGGGCATTAACTTTGCTTGACATGCCCAGCAAAATGAAGGGAAACAATAGTACTAGTTGCGGGGTGGTAAGAACATCACAAGATGCTGCATACACCAACATTGATTATGCAACAAATCCCTTTCTTGATCTCAATTATTTTAACTCGTCTCCTAGTGTTTTGGGACAGCATCCAATATGTCAGCAGAACTATGACAATCAAACGTTGGAACCAAATCAAACTAGACAGTTAATCTCAGAAGACTTTTGGAGTATAAAAACGGAGACTTTTGGAGTATAA